A genomic stretch from Penicillium digitatum chromosome 4, complete sequence includes:
- a CDS encoding Protein bfr2: MGKPRAGRSLSDQLADFEDPTPKDFDPEDIDNGQQSSDDESEDREEVTTGREHYQIVGKAKLRKDDPLPLGKQYDGARVSRAALGAESDEDDDDDDEDSDISSGSEELASGDDAQAQQSSDEDTEGGEEDEEDDDDDEESEEDDEDESEDADEVVHKRSKKTHQDVRHGKTSRPSSDREEIRKLMATDQKTIAATISSAAKADATKGKAVKQQRMTFDALLNARMKLQSGLTSINGIAAVLGSKNEADGKEVMDDEEEVVDEEAIKSAESAALALWSTLEDLRTVLADATAKEDSKKRKRPSPVSPTTSSASLWERMAELESESISHRRTILDKWSSKVRGVSASLPNARGKLLGSTSGRQQTITAVLDAQVATEIGERSSKRSRTSDKEPLYDDGAFYQSLLRDLVEQRMSSTDAMTSGFDNLHQLPSRLPIHPITGMRNDKVKRDIDTRASKGRKMKYNVHEKLQNFMAPDDRGSWSTRARDEFFASLLGKTASGLLGEGDEDASDEEDDADREEGGLRLFRN, translated from the exons ATGGGCAAACCACGCGCAGGTCGTTCGCTATCTGATCAGCTCGCTGATTTTGAAGATCCAACTCCTAAGG ATTTCGATCCCGAAGACATTGATAATGGCCAACAATCAAGCGATGATGAAAGTGAAGATAGAGAAGAAGTGACCACAGGCAGGGAGCATTATCAGATTGTTGG GAAAGCAAAGCTCCGAAAAGATGACCCCCTCCCCCTGGGGAAACAATATGATGGTGCCCGGGTCAGCCGGGCAGCGCTAGGTGCTGAAAgtgatgaagatgacgatgacgatgacgaggactCAGACATTTCATCCGGCTCTGAAGAACTTGCCAGCGGCGACGATGCCCAGGCCCAGCAGAGTTCTGATGAGGACACTGAGGGAGgcgaggaggatgaagaagatgatgatgatgatgaagagagcgaagaggatgacgaggatgaaaGTGAGGATGCCGACGAGGTAGTGCACAAGCGCTCCAAGAAGACCCACCAAGATGTCCGACATGGCAAAACAAGCAGACCGTCCAGTGACCGCGAGGAGATTCGGAAACTAATGGCAACGGATCAGAAAACTATTGCTGCGACAATCTCCTCGGCAGCTAAGGCCGATGCTACAAAGGGAAAGGCCGTCAAGCAACAACGTATGACTTTTGATGCGCTCCTCAACGCGCGGATGAAGCTTCAGAGTGGACTAACATCTATCAATGGTATTGCTGCTGTCTTGGGCTCGAAGAATGAAGCAGATGGAAAAGAGGTGATggacgacgaggaggaagttGTTGACGAGGAAGCAATCAAGTCAGCAGAGTCAGCTGCGCTCGCATTGTGGTCAACTCTCGAGGATTTACGTACTGTCCTGGCGGATGCTACCGCCAAAGAAGACAGCAAAAAGCGCAAGCGACCCTCCCCTGTCTCGCCTACTACTAGCTCCGCCTCGCTATGGGAACGCATGGCTGAACTGGAGTCTGAGTCCATTTCGCACCGTCGCACCATTCTCGACAAGTGGTCCTCGAAAGTTCGTGGTGTTTCTGCGTCTCTCCCCAATGCCAGAGGTAAACTACTCGGTTCTACCTCCGGTCGCCAACAGACCATCACAGCCGTTCTCGATGCGCAAGTCGCCACGGAGATTGGCGAACGATCTTCCAAGCGTTCGCGCACATCTGACAAAGAACCTCTCTACGATGACGGTGCTTTTTACCAGTCCCTTTTGCGCGATCTCGTCGAGCAGCGTATGTCCTCGACCGATGCCATGACTAGTGGCTTTGACAACTTGCACCAGCTGCCCTCCCGTCTGCCCATTCACCCCATCACCGGTATGCGCAACGATAAGGTCAAACGAGACATTGATACCCGTGCTTCAAAGGGCCGCAAGATGAAGTACAACGTGCATGAAAAGCTTCAGAACTTCATGGCTCCTGATGACCGTGGTTCCTGGTCTACGCGCGCACGAGATGAGTTCTTTGCTTCTCTGCTCGGTAAAACGGCCAGCGGGTTGCTCGGTGAAGGCGATGAGGATGCCAGCGACGAAGAGGATGATGCTGATCGGGAGGAAGGTGGCTTGAGACTGTTCCGAAACTAG
- a CDS encoding Putative Ser/Thr protein phosphatase family protein gives MASPRPNFGAQGYPIPNGAAAGPVPGATPLLPNNGRVIQSGPTRILCIADVRGNLKSLNELAKQARADHIIHTGDFGFYDDTSLERIADKTLKHVAQYSPLLPENVKRSIAQVSPQQSIKQRFPPEQLPLSELSMLLDKRITLDVPVYTVWGACEDVRVLEKFRSGEYKVDKLHIIDEANSRLLDIGGVKLRLLGLGGAVVMHKLFDNGEGKTTIAGGQGTMWTTLLQMGELIDTANRVYDPSETRVFVTHASPAREGMLNQLSVTLKADFSISAGLHFRYGSSYNEFSVNPSLDHYRGKLAASKASFNDVWETVKIEVEAAISSNDGQKTLLENALDVVHKMPSIANGGNPFGGPVAAGNAAGQVDESAFKNMWNFNLADAAFGYLVLEVEGGRIATEMRAQGFNFAHRTGKPQTGGAPQPVSSSLPATTASPAPTGAARTPVVAPQFGQAPPARAPIPQGQKGPRASPVPVIPKSISPQPPVLASAQPAGEEKTAAADTNGAALHEKPSESPAPRGEKKPTNALFVTSAESEQAVRDLISEEDRSKITKIEKLGKYNHVVTFAGAEEAKAALDHLPIELKKPGPTPHGQQRKPNFKFFEDRSTRTAVGNAGTWQSSTRGGITTAQRGYQSASDSDGSRRGGFSGRGRGGRGSGERGRGGRGGSRGGFKSGPNDSPTPSGDKPVVSGDA, from the exons ATGGCTTCT CCCCGCCCCAACTTCGGTGCTCAAGGCTACCCTATTCCGAATGGTGCGGCTGCGGGCCCTGTCCCCGGTGCCACGCCGCTTCTACCCAACAATGGCCGTGTGATCCAGAGCGGTCCGACACGAATCTTGTGTATTGCAGACGTGCGAG GCAACTTGAAGTCTCTTAACGAGCTTGCGAAGCAGGCCCGCGCTGACCATATCATTCACACTGGTGACTTTGGTTTCTATGATGACACTTCCCTCGAGCGGATTGCAGACAA AACATTGAAACATGTGGCACAATATTCCCCCCTTCTCCCTGAGAATGTGAAACGGTCCATCGCACAGGTATCTCCCCAGCAGTCAATTAAACAGCGCTTCCCGCCCGAGCAACTGCCCCTCTCCGAGCTCTCCATGCTTCTGGACAAACGCATCACCCTTGATGTCCCGGTTTACACAGTTTGGGGTGCCTGCGAAGATGTGCGCGTATTGGAGAAGTTCCGTTCGGGCGAGTACAAGGTAGATAAACTTCACATTATCGACGAGGCCAACTCGCGCCTTCTCGATATCGGTGGCGTGAAGCTCCGTTTGCTGGGTTTGGGAGGTGCCGTTGTAATGCATAAGCTTTTCGATAACGGCGAGGGAAAAACGACTATTGCCGGCGGCCAAGGTACCATGTGGACAACACTCTTGCAGATGGGCGAACTCATTGACACCGCTAATCGGGTCTACGACCCCTCCGAGACCCGTGTCTTCGTCACTCACGCTTCCCCCGCCCGCGAGGGCATGCTGAACCAGCTTTCTGTTACCCTCAAGGCCGATTTTTCCATTTCGGCTGGTCTGCATTTCCGCTACGGTTCTTCGTACAATGAGTTCTCCGTGAACCCGTCTTTGGACCACTATCGCGGCAAGCTTGCTGCCTCTAAGGCATCATTCAATGATGTCTGGGAGACGGTCAAAATCGAGGTCGAGGCAGCTATCTCCTCTAACGACGGACAGAAGACCCTCCTAGAGAATGCCCTGGATGTTGTTCACAAGATGCCGTCCATTGCCAATGGCGGCAATCCATTCGGTGGCCCCGTTGCCGCTGGTAATGCTGCCGGACAGGTTGACGAGAGTGCCTTCAAAAATATGTGGAACTTCAACTTGGCGGATGCCGCATTCGGATATCTCGTACTGGAGGTTGAAGGTGGACGCATCGCGACAGAGATGCGGGCTCAGGGATTCAACTTCGCCCACCGCACTGGCAAACCCCAGACAGGTGGTGCCCCTCAACCAGTATCCAGCAGTCTCCCAGCGACCACTGCCTCACCTGCCCCGACCGGCGCTGCCCGGACCCCCGTCGTGGCTCCTCAATTCGGCCAAGCCCCTCCCGCGCGTGCACCCATTCCTCAGGGTCAGAAGGGACCGAGAGCCTCCCCAGTTCCTGTGATTCCTAAATCCATTAGCCCGCAGCCACCTGTTCTCGCCTCTGCTCAGCCAGCCGGGGAAGAGAAGACCGCTGCTGCCGACACTAATGGTGCCGCCCTGCACGAAAAACCAAGTGAATCACCTGCACCTCGGGGTGAAAAGAAGCCCACAAATGCTCTTTTCGTAACAAGCGCCGAAAGCGAGCAGGCTGTCCGTGACCTCATCTCTGAGGAAGACAGATCAAAGATTACCAAGATCGAAAAGCTCGGCAAGTACAACCACGTCGTGACATTCGCGGGCGCCGAAGAGGCCAAGGCGGCGTTGGACCACCTGCCTATTGAGCTGAAGAAGCCTGGCCCCACTCCCCATGGCCAGCAACGTAAGCCCAACTTCAAGTTCTTCGAGGACCGCAGCACCCGAACTGCTGTGGGCAATGCCGGAACTTGGCAATCCAGCACCCGGGGTGGCATCACTACCGCCCAGCGTGGGTATCAGAGCGCCAGTGACAGCGATGGTAGTCGCCGTGGTGGATTCAGTGGCCGTGGCCGCGGAGGTCGCGGCAGTGGCGAGCGAGGGCGTGGTGGTCGGGGTGGAAGTCGGGGTGGCTTCAAGAGCGGCCCCAATGACTCTCCTACTCCCTCAGGCGACAAGCCTGTTGTATCCGGTGACGCCTGA
- a CDS encoding ATPase-like, ParA/MinD, giving the protein MLVSPSGTIARGTRLFSTCRALQHDNPLGLPRSGTPPTFRSRRGMPEKRKIRDVKKIVAVSSAKGGVGKSTIAVNLALSFARRGIKTGILDTDIFGPSIPTLLNLSGEPRLDENNCLVPLTNYGLKSMSMGYLLPQAQADSTTGELPMDTTPISWRGLMVTKAMHQLLHSVSWGPLDVLVLDLPPGTGDVQLTINQEVIIDGAVIVSTPQDIALRDAVRGIGMFQRMEVPVLGMVRNMAYFACPQCGTQTRIFSHGDSHHHAHGENHGVVAECKRLGVDFLGDIPLDARVCEDADRGMPTVVAEESVERSARRDAFLGVAEQVARKIGLNWH; this is encoded by the exons ATGTTGGTTTCTCCATCTGGTACCATTGCCAGGGGCACAAGGCTTTTTTCCACCTGTCGAGCTCTTCAGCATGACAATCCTTTG GGACTACCACGCTCTGGTACCCCGCCAACTTTCCGTTCGCGCCGAGGAATGCCCGAAAAGCGCAAGATTCGCGATGTCAAGAAAATTGTCGCAGTTTCTTCAGCAAAAGGAGGTGTGGGAAAGTCTACAATAGCAG TTAATCTCGCGCTATCATTTGCGCGCCGTGGTATCAAGACTGGAATCCTTGACACCGATATCTTCGGCCCTTCAATCCCTACCCTCCTAAATCTCTCCGGCGAACCTCGCCTCGACGAAA ACAACTGCCTCGTCCCTCTAACAAACTATGGCCTCAAATCTATGTCAATGGGTTACCTCCTCCCCCAAGCACAAGCCGACAGCACAACAGGCGAACTACCCATGGACACCACGCCAATCTCATGGCGCGGACTGATGGTAACCAAAGCCATGCACCAACTCCTTCACTCAGTCTCATGGGGTCCACTAGACGTTCTAGTCCTCGACCTACCCCCCGGAACCGGCGACGTGCAACTCACAATCAATCAAGAAGTCATCATCGACGGGGCAGTGATCGTATCAACGCCGCAAGATATTGCACTCCGCGACGCCGTGCGCGGTATCGGGATGTTCCAGCGCATGGAAGTTCCCGTGCTCGGGATGGTGCGCAACATGGCCTATTTCGCGTGTCCACAGTGTGGGACTCAGACTCGCATATTCTCGCATGGTGATAGCCACCATCACGCGCACGGTGAGAACCACGGTGTCGTGGCTGAGTGTAAGCGGCTTGGAGTAGACTTCCTTGGTGACATCCCTCTTGATGCTCGGGTGTGCGAGGATGCTGATCGTGGGATGCCGACTGTTGTTGCAGAGGAGAGCGTTGAGCGCAGTGCGAGACGGGATGCTTTCCTTGGTGTTGCTGAGCAGGTGGCTCGGAAGATTGGTCTTAATTGGCATTAA